One genomic region from Drosophila busckii strain San Diego stock center, stock number 13000-0081.31 chromosome 3R, ASM1175060v1, whole genome shotgun sequence encodes:
- the LOC108601680 gene encoding LOW QUALITY PROTEIN: glutamyl aminopeptidase (The sequence of the model RefSeq protein was modified relative to this genomic sequence to represent the inferred CDS: deleted 1 base in 1 codon): MMYSSFRCWPLALLLTIVACVSAQNIDYRLPTALEPTHYELYLHPDLATGNFTGQERITINVKQATSQIILHSHKLTLTSVYVLSREVENFRLDTERELLIIDMKQPLAADGTITLGIIFEGQMLNKLVGLYTSNYKTATGQQRTIVNSQFEPTYARQAFPCFDEPALKATFNITVVHPTAGSYDAISNMNKIESQNLGENTMATFAISVPMSTYLACIIVADFDHQKSTVKANGIGADFEMRAFATPHQLSKVTFALEFGVAVTEYYIKYFKVEYPLPKLDMAAIPDFSSNAMEHWGLVTYRETALLYDENYSSTLNKQATAAVLAHEITHQWFGNLVTMKWWNDLWLNEGFARFMQYKGVDDVHPDWGMLEQFIIMALHPVMDFDAKLSSHPIVQKVESPDEIAAIFDTISYEKAGSILRMLENLVGSTKFEQAVTSYLTKYKYQNTVTDDFLSEVAALVTDFDLKLLMRTWTEQMGYPVLKVERSSNEAFTFTQQRFLSNKASYEETVEPTEFGYKWTVPITYYLDSSKADEISSIIFSYDSDSVSVRVAENVKWIKLNVHQMGFYRVNYEASIWEQITKQLIADHKRFDIADRAQLLNDAFALADASQISYNVSLEMTAYLSSEEDFVPWYVAASKLVALKKTLMYSESYASYLTYARSLLTNVYKNVGWTVDANNHLKNRLRVSVLNAACSLGVGDCLKEAAERFNKWIANPSAATRPAPDLREIVYHYGMQQANTEASWEKLLAIYQEETDPSEKVKIMFGLTGVSDGQLLYRLLELANDESIVRSQDYHTCVQYIAANPVGESIVWDYYRENWVQLAERFGLNDRYFGRLIASITSGFASEVKLEEVQEFYKKQPESGAGAGSRHQAIETIKYNMNWLQENSADISSWLKGTKSALTV, encoded by the exons ATGATGTATTCAAGTTTTCGCTGCTGGCCGCTGGCTTTGCTCTTGACAATAGTTGCCTGTGTCTCGGCTCAGAAT ATTGATTATCGCTTGCCGACAGCATTGGAGCCCACGCATTATGAGTTATATCTTCACCCCGatctggcaactggcaactttACAGGCCAGGAGAGGATCACTATCAATGTAAAGCAGGCAACCAGTCAAATCATTTTGCATTCCCATAAACTTACGCTTACCAGCGTCTATGTGCTCAGCCGTGAAGTAGAAAACTTCAGGCTCGATACTGAGCGCGAACTGCTCATAATAGATATGAAGCAGCCCTTGGCAGCGGATGGAACTATTACCTTAGGCATTATATTTGAAGGCCAAATGCTAAATAAGTTGGTTGGCCTATATACGAGCAACTATAAGACTGCCACAGGTCAACAAAG AACAATTGTGAACTCGCAATTCGAGCCCACCTATGCTCGTCAGGCATTCCCTTGCTTTGATGAGCCTGCATTGAAAGCTACATTCAATATAACCGTTGTGCATCCCACTGCTGGCTCCTACGATGCCATCTCCAacatgaacaaaata GAATCGCAGAATCTGGGCGAGAATACAATGGCAACGTTTGCCATTAGTGTGCCTATGAGCACTTATCTGGCTTGCATAATTGTGGCGGACTTTGATCATCAGAAGAGCACAGTGAAAGCTAACGGCATTGGAGCTGATTTTGAAATGCGCGCTTTTGCCACGCCCCATCAGCTGAGCAAGGTTACCTTTGCCTTGGAGTTTGGCGTTGCTGTCACCGAGTACTACATTAAGTACTTTAAAGTGGAGTACCCGCTGCCCAAGCTGGACATGGCTGCCATTCCAGACTTTTCCTCCAATGCTATGGAACATTGGGGCTTGGTTACTTACAGAGAGACTGCACTGCTCTATGACGAAAAT TACAGCTCCACTCTGAACAAACAGGCTACAGCTGCTGTCCTTGCTCATGAGATTACACATCAATGGTTTGGCAACTTGGTGACAATGAAGTGGTGGAATGATTTGTGGCTAAACGAAGGCTTTGCTCGCTTCATGCAATACAAAGGCGTAGACGATGTTCACCCAGATTGGGGCATG ctagaacaatttataataatggCATTACATCCAGTCATGGACTTTGACGCAAAGCTGTCCTCGCATCCTATTGTGCAAAAAGTAGAGAGTCCAGATGAAATCGCTGCCATTTTCGATACAATTAGCTATGAGAAAGCTGGCTCCATTTTGCGCATGTTAGAGAATCTTGTGGGCTCTACTAAGTTTGAGCAGGCGGTTACCAGCTATCTGACAAAGTACAAGTATCAAAACACAGTCACAGATGATTTCTTGTCTGAAGTAGCTGCTCTGGTAACTGACTTCGATCTGAAGCTATTGATGCGCACCTGGACTGAGCAAATGGGCTATCCCGTGTTGAAGGTGGAGCGCTCCAGCAATGAAGCATTTACTTTTACACAGCAGCGATTCCTCTCCAACAAGGCTAGCTACGAAGAGACAGTGGAGCCAACAGAGTTTGGCTATAAATGGACTGTGCCCATCACCTACTACTTAGACAGCTCCAAGGCAGATGAGATTAGCAGCATAATTTTTAGTTATGACTCCGACTCTGTATCTGTGCGTGTTGCCGAAAATGTTAAGTGGATCAAGCTTAATGTTCACCAAATGGGTTTCTACCGTGTTAACTATGAAGCTAGCATCTGGGAGCAGATAACTAAGCAGTTGATTGCTGACCACAAGCGCTTTGATATTGCTGACAGAGCACAGCTGTTAAACGATGCCTTTGCATTGGCCGATGCTAGTCAGATTTCCTACAACGTTTCTCTGGAGATGACAGCTTATCTCTCGAGCGAAGAAGATTTTGTGCCTTGGTATGTGGCTGCCTCCAAGCTTGTGGCACTTAAGAAAACTCTCATGTACAGCGAGAGTTACGCATCCTACTTGACTTATGCACGCTCCTTGTTAACCAATGTCTACAAGAATGTGGGCTGGACAGTTGATGCCAATAATCATCTTAAAAA TCGCCTGCGTGTTTCTGTGTTGAATGCTGCCTGTTCCTTGGGTGTAGGAGACTGTTTGAAGGAAGCCGCAGAGCGCTTTAACAAGTGGATAGCTAATCCCTCAGCTGCCACTCGACCTGCTCCCGATCTACGTGAAATTGTTTACCACTACGGCATGCAACAGGCAAACACTGAGGCCAGCTGGGAAAAGCTATTGGCCATATATCAAGAAGAAACTGATCCTAGCGAGAAGGTAAAGATTATGTTTGGACTCACTGGTGTGTCGGATGGCCAGTTGCTCTACAGACTTTTGGAATTGGCCAACGATGAGAGCATAGTGCGCTCGCAGGACTATCACACATGTGTACAGTATATAGCTGCTAATCCTGTGGGAGAATCAATTGTTTGGGACTATTATCGCGAGAACTGGGTACAGCTAGCGGAACGTTTTGGACTCAACGATCGCTACTTTGGCAGATTAATTGCTAGCATTACATCAGGCTTTGCCAGCGAAGTCAAGCTGGAAGAGGTGCAAGAGTTTTACAAGAAGCAGCCCGAGTCTGGAGCGGGCGCTGGCTCTAGGCATCAGGCTATTGAAACTATCAAGTACAACATGAATTGGTTGCAAGAGAATAGCGCCGACATCAGCAGTTGGCTAAAAGGCACGAAATCGGCATTGACCGTCTAA
- the LOC108603624 gene encoding LOW QUALITY PROTEIN: uncharacterized protein LOC108603624 (The sequence of the model RefSeq protein was modified relative to this genomic sequence to represent the inferred CDS: deleted 9 bases in 8 codons; substituted 3 bases at 3 genomic stop codons) produces MIITAKVVSICLGVALTAFTVSTIVLAVQKSNMKADLRDLQEKLDLLEGSLTSTTSSSTDTPTTSITPSTTPAPKIDYRLPKTLTPTNYDLYLHPHIESGDFSGNEIISITVNEPTDKIILHSLNLTIQTLSVIYADGTAVPIKAHQFDKVREFLIIELAEQLKANANVLLTIEFSGNMANKIVGLYSSSYVKADNTRKVIATSKFEPTYARQAFPCFDEPALKATFEITLVHPKTGNYHALSNMNVETEVQDAEHTKVMFAKSVPMSTYLSCFIVSDFTAKKVDIETKGIGKPFEMSVYATPEQIGKVDFALDVGKVVIEYYIDYFQIEYPLPKLDMAAIPDFVSGAMEHWGLVTYRETSLLYEKETSSTVNKQRIASVIAHEFAHMWFGNLVTMQWWNDLWLNEGFASFIEYLGVDARFPDWQMRNQFIISTLHGVFSLDATLGSHPIIQTVENPDQITEIFDTITYSKGSSLVRMLEDFLGETTFRQAVTNYLNEYKYQNAVTDNFFAEIDKLGLPYNVADIMLTWTVQMGLPVVTITKISDTEYKLTQKPLLVQSKRLRTSARASEFNYRWSIPITYTTSGSAAVQRDWFYHDQSEITIKLPSAAQWIKFNHDQVGYYRVNYDESLWHALAQELLNKPSSFSAGDRASLLNDAFALADATQLPYEIAFDMTQYLAKEDNYVPWSVAASKLTSLKRTLYYTSSFAKYKKYATALIEPIYTALTWTVGEDHLNNRLRVTALSAACSLGLESCLTEAGVQFKSWLATPEKRPNPDVREIVYYYGLQSVGNQAIWESVWQLFINEADASEKSKLMYGLAAIQEPWLLQRYIDLAWNEEYVRGQDYFTCLTYISANPMGESLVWDHVRENWLQLVARFGLNERYLGNLIPSITARFHTQTKLEEMEYFFAKYPEAGAGTAARVRALETVKNNIVWLAENLESVDAWLAKQELDYRLPTALEPTHYELYFHPSXDTGNFTGQSKITINVKQATNQIILHSHKLTLSSVYVPDHEIDNYALEPVARISHYRDEASNXKWVRPFILGIHFEGQMQNKLVGLYSSTYNTPAGQQRNISTTKFEPTYARQAFPCFDEPALKATFAISVIHPTAGSYDAVSNMNKLESQNLGENTMATFATSVPMSTYLACFIVSDFEHKKSTVKANGIGADFEMRAFATPHQINKVTYALEFGVAVTEYYIKYFKVEYPLPKLDMAAIPDFVSNAMEHWGLVTYRETALLYDTSFSSAANKQATAGVLAHEITHQWFGNLVTMKWWNDLWLNEGFAAFMQYKGVDEVHPDWDMLDQFVIMALHPVLVFDAKLSSHPIVQQVENPDEITSIFDTISYDKAGSILRMLENLVGADKFEQAVTNYLTKYKYQNTVTDDFLSEVAALVTDFDLKLLMRTWTEQMGYPVLNVERTDKNAFTISQKRFLSNKASYEETVEPTEFGYKWSVPITYFLDTAKTNEASSFIFDYNKDMAGVAVEADVKWIKLNVQQMGYYIVNYDTITWEYINQQLIDKYDRFDIADRANLLNDAFALADASQLAYSIPLDMTAYLSKEEDFVPWYTAASNLIRLKRNLMYTESFTSYLNYARSLVSPVYKAVGWTVDEDDHLRNRLRYTVVNAACALGVEECLQEAAKRFNTWLANPTAANKPAPDLREIVYYYGMEQSKSEASFDQLLQLYSTEADASEKQKMMNGLAATKNAQLLYRLLDLASINDKTVRSQDYFNCVQLIASNPVGEPLVWDYYREHWTQLTARFGLNDRALGRLITSVTAHFASEVKLEEDARSSXRRHPESGAGASPRQQAIETIKYNINWLKENSGEIANWLSQKL; encoded by the exons ATGATCATCACCGCCAAAGTGGTGAGCATCTGCTTGGGCGTGGCACTCACAGCCTTCACCGTCTCCACCATTGTGCTGGCGGTGCAAAAGTCCAATATGAAGGCCGATCTGCGTGATTTACAGGAGAAGCTCGATCTGCTGGAGGGCAGCCTAACCTccaccacaagcagcagcacagacaCGCCCACCACAAGCATTACACCGAGCACAACGCCCGCGCCCAAAATTGATTATCGCCTGCCCAAAACGCTGACGCCCACCAACTATGATCTTTATCTACATCCGCATATAGAGTCGGGCGATTTCAGTGGCAATGAAATCATTAGCATTACCGTGAATGAGCCCACAGATAAGATAATACTGCACTCACTTAACTTGACTATACAAACGCTGTCTGTGATCTATGCGGATGGCACAGCTGTGCCCATCAAGGCGCATCAGTTTGACAAAGTCAGGGAGTTTCTGATTATAGAGCTGGCTGAGCAGCTCAAAGCCAACGCCAATGTGCTGCTGACCATTGAGTTTTCTGGCAACATGGCCAACAAAATTGTGGGTCTTTATAGCTCGTCGTATGTGAAGGCCGACAACACCCGCAAGGTGATCGCCACGTCCAAGTTTGAGCCCACATATGCACGCCAGGCTTTCCCTTGCTTTGATGAACCTGCCCTGAAAGCTACGTTTGAGATTACGCTGGTGCATCCCAAGACGGGCAACTATCATGCGCTCTCTAACATGAATGTGGAAACTGAAGTCCAGGACGCTGAGCACACAAAGGTCATGTTTGCCAAGAGCGTGCCCATGAGCACTTACCTATCCTGTTTCATTGTCTCTGACTTTACGGCAAAAAAGGTGGACATCGAAACCAAGGGCATTGGCAAGCCTTTTGAAATGAGCGTCTATGCCACGCCAGAGCAGATTGGCAAGGTGGACTTTGCGCTGGATGTGGGCAAGGTTGTAATTGAATATTACATTGACTACTTCCAAATCGAGTATCCGCTGCCCAAGCTGGACATGGCCGCTATACCAGACTTTGTCTCTGGCGCCATGGAGCACTGGGGTCTGGTCACCTATCGCGAGACGTCGCTGCTGTACGAGAAGGAAACTAGCTCAACAGTCAATAAACAGCGCATTGCGAGCGTCATAGCTCATGAATTTGCGCACATGTGGTTCGGTAATTTGG TAACCATGCAATGGTGGAATGACTTGTGGCTAAATGAGGGCTTCGCTAGCTTCATCGAGTACTTGGGCGTGGATGCGCGCTTCCCCGACTGGCAAATG cGCAATCAATTTATCATCAGCACTCTGCATGGCGTCTTCAGCTTGGATGCCACGCTGGGCTCGCATCCCATTATACAGACCGTTGAGAATCCCGATCAGATAACGGAAATCTTTGATACTATTACGTATTCCAAGGGCTCCTCGCTGGTGCGCATGTTGGAAGATTTTCTAGGCGAGACAACGTTCCGCCAGGCGGTCACCAACTATCTGAATGAATACAAATATCAAAACGCCGTAACCGATAATTTCTTTGCCGAGATTGACAAGCTGGGTCTGCCTTACAATGTGGCAGACATAATGCTCACCTGGACAGTGCAG ATGGGTTTGCCTGTGGTCACGATCACAAAGATCTCCGACACTGAATACAAATTAACGCAGAAGCCGCTTCTTGTCCAATCCAAACGACTACGAACAAGTGCACGAGCTTCAGAATTCAA CTATCGCTGGTCAATACCGATAACGTATACGACCAGTGGCAGTGCGGCAGTGCAGCGCGATTGGTTTTACCACGATCAGAGCGAAA TTACCATTAAGCTGCCCAGCGCTGCGCAATGGATCAAGTTTAATCACGACCAGGTTGGCTATTATCGCGTCAACTACGACGAGTCCTTGTGGCATGCCTTGGCCCAGGAGCTGCTGAACAAGCCAAGCTCATTCAGTGCCGGTGATCGTGCCTCTTTGTTGAACGATGCCTTCGCTTTGGCTGATGCCACACAACTGCCCTATGAGATTGCCTTTGACATGACGCAATATCTGGCCAAGGAGGACAACTATGTGCCCTGGAGCGTGGCAGCCTCAAAGCTAACCTCGCTCAAGCGCACGCTCTACTACACGAGCAGCTTTGCCAAGTACAAGAAATACGCCACAGCGCTAATTGAGCCCATCTATACAGCGCTCACCTGGACTGTGGGTGAGGATCATCTGAACAA TCGTCTACGTGTAACGGCTCTGAGCGCTGCCTGCTCGCTGGGCTTGGAGTCCTGTCTAACTGAGGCTGGTGTGCAGTTCAAGAGCTGGCTGGCCACTCCAGAGAAGCGCCCCAATCCAGATGTGCGCGAGATTGTCTACTACTATGGCTTGCAGTCAGTGGGCAACCAAGCCATCTGGGAAAGCGTCTGGCAGTTGTTCATCAATGAGGCAGATGCTAGCGAAAAGTCCAAGCTTATGTATGGCCTGGCTGCTATACAGGAGCCTTGGCTCCTGCAGCGCTACATCGATCTAGCCTGGAACGAAGAGTACGTGCGTGGCCAGGACTACTTTACCTGCCTCACCTACATATCTGCCAATCCCATGGGCGAGTCTCTGGTCTGGGATCATGTGCGCGAGAACTGGTTACAGTTGGTGGCTCGCTTTGGCCTCAATGAACGCTATCTGGGCAATCTAATACCCTCCATAACAGCACGCTTCCATACGCAGACCAAGCTGGAGGAGATGGAGTACTTCTTTGCCAAGTATCCAGAGGCGGGCGCCGGCACTGCAGCACGCGTGCGCGCTTTGGAAACGGTCAAGAACAACATTGTTTGGCTGGCAGAGAACTTGGAGAGCGTGGATGCCTGGCTGGCCAAGCAGGA ATTGGATTATCGCCTGCCAACGGCATTGGAGCCCACGCATTACGAATTGTACTTTCAT CCAAGCTAAGATACAGGCAACTTCACTGGCCAA TCCAAGATAACCATTAATGTGAAGCAGGCCACAAATCAAATCATTCTACACTCGCATAAACTAACTCTCAGCAGCGTCTATGTGCCCGATCATGAAATTGATAATTACGCGCTTGAGCCCGTTGCGCGAATTTCTCATTATCGAGATGAAGCAAGCAACTGAAAATGGGTGAGACCTTTTATACTCGGCATTCACTTCGAGggccaaatgcaaaacaaactcGTTGGCTTATATAGCAGCACCTACAATACGCCAGCGGGTCAGCAGAG AAACATATCGACCACCAAGTTCGAACCCACCTACGCACGCCAGGCTTTTCCTTGCTTTGATGAACCTGCCTTGAAAGCTACGTTTGCCATAAGCGTTATACATCCCACCGCTGGCTCATACGATGCTGTCTCCAACATGAATAAATTg GAGTCACAGAATCTGGGCGAGAACACAATGGCCACGTTTGCCACTAGTGTGCCCATGAGCACCTACTTGGCTTGCTTTATTGTCTCCGACTTTGAACATAAGAAGAGCACTGTGAAAGCCAATGGCATTGGAGCTGATTTCGAAATGCGCGCTTTTGCCACGCCCCATCAGATAAACAAAGTTACATATGCCTTGGAGTTTGGCGTTGCAGTCACCGAGTACTACATAAAGTACTTTAAAGTGGAGTATCCACTGCCCAAGCTGGACATGGCTGCAATACCTGACTTTGTCTCTAATGCCATGGAACATTGGGGTCTGGTCACCTACAGAGAGACTGCGCTGCTCTATGATACAAGCTTCAGCTCTGCTGCGAATAAGCAGGCAACTGCTGGAGTCCTTGCTCATGAGATTACACATCAATGGTTTGGCAACTTGGTGACAATGAAGTGGTGGAATGATTTATGGCTAAACGAAGGCTTTGCT GCTTTCATGCAATACAAAGGTGTAGATGAAGTGCATCCAGATTGGGACATG TTGGATCAGTTTGTAATAATGGCATTGCAT CCAGTCCTTGTTTTTGATGCCAAGCTCTCATCACATCCCATTGTGCAA CAGGTGGAGAATCCAGATGAAATCACATCCATTTTCGATACTATCAGCTATGACAAAGCTGGTTCCATTTTGCGCATGTTAGAGAATCTTGTGGGCGCTGATAAGTTTGAGCAGGCAGTTACCAACTATCTGACAAAGTATAAGTATCAAAACACAGTCACAGATGATTTCTTGTCTGAGGTAGCTGCTCTGGTAACTGACTTTGATCTGAAGCTATTGATGCGCACCTGGACTGAGCAAATGGGCTATCCCGTGTTGAATGTGGAGCGCACcgacaaaaatgcatttactaTTTCGCAGAAGCGATTCCTTTCCAACAAGGCTAGTTACGAAGAGACAGTGGAACCAACAGAGTTTGGTTACAAATGGAGCGTGCCCATCACCTACTTCCTGGACACCGCAAAGACAAATGAGGCAAGCAGTTTTATATTTGACTACAATAAGGATATGGCCGGCGTGGCTGTTGAGGCTGATGTGAAGTGGATCAAGCTAAATGTTCAGCAAATGGGCTACTATATAGTCAACTATGATACCATCACCTGGGAGTATATCAATCAACAATTGATTGACAAATACGATCGCTTTGATATAGCGGACCGAGCCAACCTGTTGAAcgatgcttttgctttggctgacGCCAGCCAACTGGCCTACAGCATTCCTCTGGATATGACAGCTTATCTATCTAAGGAAGAGGACTTTGTGCCTTGGTATACGGCTGCATCGAACCTCATACGTTTAAAGAGAAATCTCATGTACACAGAGAGTTTCACTTCTTACCTGAACTACGCACGCTCGTTAGTAAGCCCTGTCTACAAAGCAGTTGGTTGGACAGTTGATGAAGATGACCATCTCAGAAA CCGCCTGCGCTATACTGTGGTGAATGCAGCGTGTGCCTTGGGAGTGGAAGAATGTCTGCAGGAAGCTGCAAAGCGATTCAACACTTGGCTAGCCAATCCCACAGCTGCCAATAAACCTGCGCCCGATCTGCGTGAAATTGTTTACTACTATGGCATGGAGCAGTCAAAGAGCGAGGCTAGCTTTGAtcagttgttgcaactttataGCACAGAAGCTGATGCTAGCGAGAAGCAGAAGATGATGAATGGACTTGCCGCTACAAAAAATGCTCAATTGCTGTACAGACTGCTGGATTTGGCCAGCATCAATGACAAAACTGTGCGCTCGCAGGATTATTTCAATTGTGTGCAGCTCATTGCAAGCAATCCTGTAGGCGAGCCACTTGTTTGGGACTATTATCGCGAGCACTGGACTCAG TTAACCGCACGCTTTGGCCTCAATGATCGGGCACTGGGT AGATTAATTACCAGTGTTACAGCACATTTTGCAAGTGAAGTTAAGCTCGAAGAGGATGCAAGGAGTTCTTAAAGAAGGCATCCAGAGTCTGGAGCGGGTGCTAGC CCAAGGCAACAGGCGATCGAGACTATCAAGTACAACATTAACTGGCTGAAGGAAAACAGCGGCGAGATTGCCAATTGGCTAAgccaaaaactttaa
- the LOC108602732 gene encoding wnt inhibitor of Dorsal protein: MFYIIQIFLSITSTVSSASVADSMNYYQYTHQFKTPISWQAISSNSLQLALDSCQQSFKWQRWNCPSHDFAQRVAPNAAHELDREDIYVAAISLAAILHTLTRDCANGVVANCGCSDNSLQVPCAHEPAKALELYQARFGAGAGAAAHNQRVVGALLQQSLEKECHCKQKSPQGGCLQEQCVQVLKPFESVAQDVLQMYDDAVQLDSTLDNLKIMWQNIPLDTLVYMQDSPNYCEPDASGRWAGTRGRQCSKHGGDTADERLSCQQLCRVCGLRIRSQHVRNERRCNCKLLWGFRLQCDVCIQLERQYSCY, translated from the coding sequence ATGTTCtacataatacaaatatttctgAGCATCACGAGCACAGTGAGCAGCGCCAGCGTGGCGGACAGCATGAACTACTATCAGTACACACATCAGTTCAAGACGCCCATCTCCTGGCAggccatcagcagcaacagcctgcAACTGGCATTGGATAGCTGCCAGCAGAGCTTCAAATGGCAGCGCTGGAACTGCCCTAGCCATGACTTTGCACAGCGCGTAGCGCCAAATGCAGCGCATGAGCTGGATCGCGAGGATATCTATGTGGCTGCCATTTCATTGGCCGCCATACTGCACACACTCACCAGAGATTGCGCCAATGGCGTGGTGGCCAACTGCGGCTGCAGCGACAACAGTCTGCAGGTGCCATGCGCACACGAGCCCGCCAAGGCGTTGGAGCTGTACCAGGCGCGCTTTGGCGCAGGCGCTGGTGCAGCGGCGCACAATCAGCGCGTGGTGGGCGCTTTGCTGCAGCAGTCGCTGGAGAAGGAGTGTCATTGCAAGCAAAAGAGTCCACAGGGCGGCTGCCTGCAGGAGCAGTGCGTTCAGGTGCTGAAGCCCTTTGAGTCTGTAGCACAAGATGTGCTGCAAATGTACGATGATGCAGTGCAGCTGGACAGCACGCTAGATAATCTAAAGATCATGTGGCAGAACATACCACTGGATACGCTGGTCTACATGCAAGACTCGCCCAACTACTGCGAGCCAGACGCAAGCGGTCGCTGGGCCGGCACACGCGGTCGCCAGTGCTCCAAGCATGGCGGCGACACTGCCGACGAGCGTCTCTCCTGCCAGCAACTCTGCCGCGTCTGTGGACTACGCATACGCAGCCAGCATGTGCGCAACGAGCGTCGCTGCAACTGCAAACTGCTCTGGGGCTTTCGCCTGCAATGCGATGTCTGCATTCAGCTGGAGCGTCAATATAGCTGCTATTGA
- the LOC108601393 gene encoding uncharacterized protein LOC108601393: MSGLLRLLLFTALCATYGANSLEQEGSGTESTTEPVTLASARGLASSYEPEDKQALKKNSHIFMGIYKNYKSTYMGNKTTHEYRKRLRERVSATQLAGNEATATEAIELEQPTEQQQQLLDDALVQELRNEANAEALLELESPTEAANYEDSKKRRKRKRKNRYNNQNNKRLEQLEVTEQPLDIAELDNLHNYNVGNGLNVSLDLSNDIVRVKLDGENIKEIIGAHWLSADNSEEGRAKKYDVITKVLPLFILPFLIQSAIVPFLVTKLKLLLVKSILVGKLAIFLLIISAIKNSNKSMQSYEVAPSYWASEPSRRSELAAAASSAAAAYNGYRVEGKPTAWVN, translated from the exons ATGAGCGGCCTACTGAGATTACTGCTGTTTACTGCGCTCTGCGCAACATACGGAGCCAACAGTCTGGAGCAAGAAGGCTCCGGCACAGAGTCAACAACGGAGCCAGTAACGCTGGCGTCGGCGCGcggcttggccagcagctacGAGCCGGAGGATAAGCAGGCGCTGAAGAAGAACTCGCACATCTTTATGGGCATTTACAAGAACTACAAGAGCACCTATATGGGCAACAAGACTACGCACGAGTATCGCAAGCGCTTGAGAGAGCGCGTTAGTGCCACACAGCTGGCGGGCAATGAGGCAACTGCCACCGAGGCTATCGAACTGGAGCAGCCaacggagcagcagcagcagttgctggaTGATGCACTTGTGCAGGAGCTACGCAACGAGGCCAATGCAGAGGCGTTGCTCGAGCTGGAGTCGCCCACTGAAGCGGCCAACTATGAGGACAGCAAAAAGCGACGCAAGCGCAAACGCAAAAATCGCTACAACAACCAAAACAATAAACGTTTGGAGCAATTGGAGGTTACAGAACAGCCTTTGGACATTGCCGAGCTGGACAATTTGCACAACTACAATGTGGGCAATGGCCTCAATGTGAGTCTGGATCTAAGCAACGACATTGTGCGCGTCAAATTGGATGGTGAGAACATCAAAGAGATTATAGGCGCGCATTGGCTGAGCGCCGACAACAGCGAAGAGG GTCGTGCCAAGAAGTATGATGTTATAACCAAGGTGCTGCCACTCTTTATACTGCCCTTCCTCATACAGTCGGCCATTGTGCCGTTCCTGGTAACCAAGCTCAAATTGCTGCTGGTCAAGTCCATTTTGGTGGGTAAATTGGCAATCTTCCTACTTATCATCTCGGCCatcaagaacagcaacaagtcAATGCAATCATACGAAGTGGCGCCCTCATACTGGGCCAGCGAGCCCAGTCGAAGATCTgagctggcagcagcggcttCCTCCGCAGCCGCCGCCTACAATGGCTACCGGGTTGAGGGCAAGCCCACCGCTTGGGTTaactaa
- the LOC108602737 gene encoding protein apnoia: protein MAAVQKYALAVLCLCLVCELALCQEAASSNNTSAEMEESRTFGHHFLRRISFALVPGAFVVGVITTLLAALTVVSMKGLGVGVILLVLAIGQMLSRALPPVHAAAAYAAPAPVPVVYSHSHTQQPVWLEKEW, encoded by the exons ATGGCTGCTGTCCAGAAATACGCTCTAGCGGTGCTTTGCCTGTGCCTGGTGTGTGAGTTGGCCTTGTGCCAAGAAGCCgctagcagcaacaatacCAGCGCGGAAATGGAGG AGAGCCGCACATTTGGCCATCACTTCTTGCGGCGCATAAGCTTTGCTCTGGTGCCTGGCGCTTTTGTTGTGGGCGTCATTACcacgctgctggcagcgctgacAGTGGTGTCCATGAAGGGTCTGGGCGTGGGCGTCATTCTTCTAGTGCTGGCCATTGGTCAGATGCTGTCGCGTGCTCTGCCGCCCGTACATGCTGCGGCTGCCTATGCCGCTCCTGCTCCAGTGCCCGTTGTCTACTCGCATTCGCACACACAGCAGCCCGTCTGGCTGGAGAAGGAATGGTAA